The stretch of DNA TTTTCTGTGTATACCCATCAATGTACGCTGTGGTGGTGAGATTGGTACGTATACAACGTAACCCAATCTTACGCAAATAGGAAATCTTCAAGGATTCCCACGTACTAAATGCATATAGGGGATATGCTGTTAATCATAAGTCAGGAGTGTGTAAATTTACCTGACCCCAACACAAAGTTGGCAAATAGCAATTCTCGAACACTAGTTCTCTATTATTTTGATGTCTTTCGTATAGATTCCATTTATCCCTTTGGATATCTAACTGAATTCTAAAGCCAAAACAATCGTTTTAAGGCATATAAGTTCAGTAGTGTTCAGTATAATGAGCTCACAACTTCAGCCATTATTTACCAAATGCATGGTTGAGTGTGGATACTTCACACACTCTAGATCAtcttatagatgaatctttACAACCATGAAATGCCTGATCTGTCCATACAATATTTGTATCGGACTCAAACATATTCTCTTTAAAATGATCAAGGAATTTTAGACACTGAAATATGATTTTAAGATAAGAGTGTCTTAAAATCTGTTTCACTGTGGCACTTGTCGTAAACACGCTTTTGAAAAATATGAACAATTGAATTGCTAATAATTTTTCAACTAATCCCATAGAATGGGCAATGCAAGTTGATCATTCCAAATTTGGAATGCATCAACAGTGTGAAAAATTATCTTATACACAACATCTTGTACTGAAATGATTGTATGCATAATACAATCAAAATGAGACTTATCTCATTACTTATATACGATATCCAATATTGTCTTTTTGTGTTCCAAACAAAAACACATTTGGATATCTCTATAATTTGGTAAGATATGAGTCGAATTAGGACATAATTAAATATCCACAATTGTTAACTCATATCCATAGGAAGAATAATAGTGGTAGAGCAAACCAAACTATCATTACATCGCATCAACGATGGCCAAAAATATTCTCTCTTCTTGTGATAAAAACCAGGAACATTTTGCTTCCCCAATTATAGAGTTTGTGGTAAAAAAAATCCACTAGGCACATACCATTCCCACATTGGAATGATTCTCATACgatctatatctatatatgaCAAGAATTTAATGAAATTCTCATCTAATATATATATCCATAAATATTGTCAAGTATCAAATGTATCAATATGATACCTACAATACTTATGCATTGATAATAAGTATGACAACATCTTTGATGTATAACGAATAACCCCTAATTGAGGTTCATGAAATGCTTCCTTTAGTCAATGGGATAAAGCCAATGCTATTGTCCAATGTCCATGTGGGATAATGATACCATCTAGAGCAAGTTCATCAAACTCCTCTGAAGTCAATATCCACAACATGTGACAGCCCAGtgatttaattaatttatacCTAAGGTAAATTAAAAATCATATGGTGACGTTGTAATCTCCAATGCAAAATTTAGGAGGGATCTATATCTTCTTGTTGTTTTGAATAGTTGGAGGTAgtcaacaaaattttaaacctCACAACAGTTAGAGGTAGTCACAAGGTGAGTAGACCTCACAATCAGTATTAATATGGTACACACATAGTAGATAATCTCTATGTCCGAAACATAGAGTAGATCTCACAGTAGTAGGCAAATAAATTGCTGCTATAGGCACGGTCTCTGGGTTGATATATTCACATAAATATACCGCAGCCAATGCCTAAGGCTCTACTACCTGTGTGTAACCTTTAATAATGAATGATGGTAATCACTATAAAAATGTATCATTCGTATATTTCCAAAAGATTTATTTGGGAGAACACAATGTAGGTAATCATCAAGTTCAAATAAACATGATGTAGACCTCTCAGCAATGGGCGAATAATCGCTGGCATAGACACGGTCTCCGGGCTAAATAATTCAATATGAATTAAACGCAGTCAATGCCTAGGACTCCATTACTTGTGTTAgaatcccaaatgtatccaagaTATAGATATAACAATTTTGCATAACCCCTTAATAATTAAGAAATTCTTAATTAAGAGGAACAATCTTTGTTAAAATGttatttatagaaaaataacCAAAATAACAAGGTTAACAAAGTACTCTACCATATTGATACTGTTTAATTCAGAGATTAAAACAGAAAATTTATTAAGCACATAGTGCTATAGATGGATAGTGGCATAATTTGTGCAAATTCTGTAGGGGTTAATGCAAAAATCCACTTTTTATATTAGCCTTACTAGCAAAAATGGTTTGGCTGCCATTTTGCCTTTCTAGACTAGGCCAATATGAGCCTAAATACAACCGTCATTAATTAAGCATCACTTAATTAAGATGATACGATTTtattgcaattaaaataattgccAACCAACAAAATTGATAAACTATTTATGTTTACATATACAATTTTCTGGTCTCGAAAGCAAACAATGTATAGAAGTAAAGATTCTACCATACAAATTCTGTCAGAGTCCATGACTAAAACAGAAAAACATAGACACAGAAAACATATGTAAACACTAAACAGTAAAAAGTCTGCAATATAATATATGACGATGCAATTTCTAAAAGACTCATAGGTCTAATATTTACTCTAGGTAAATAATTTGCATCATAAGGCATTTAAACACAAGATTTAAAATAAGAAATTATATCATCAGTTATAAAAGCAATATATTGCAATACTATATCTAGTCTAGGGGCTAAAACAGAGCAATCTGGGACCTCAATTATAAATATGTATAACTGAATAAGCTAAATGTAAATAGATAAAGTTTCAGAGGCCTTATTGCAATTTTGTAGAGCAGCGGATCTGGTTCGGCTTGCCTGCACGCCGGCATGGCTTGGCCCGCTGGCGGCCCAATCAGGCTTGGTTCGGCCCTAGTAAAAAGGGTAGGAGAGGTGGGCGGTTAGGgtgccgacccgccgccgcccgtccgccCCAAACCCCGTCGCGCCTCTTGGCTGGCCCCGACTGCCGCCCATCcgccccagcgccgccgtgcgTCGCGCCTAGCGCTGCTCCCGGTCTTGCAGTGCTGCGCCTGCGCCTCCCCTTCTCCTGTTCTCCCGTCCGTGCCCGCCCCCATGCGTGCCGGTGTTGCCGGCCACCAGACTCCTTCCGTGATGTGGGCCGTCGGGCGAGGGGGTGGGCGCCGCCATGGGCGTTGCCTCGTGTGGAGGGGTGGCGGGCGCCCCTGCTGGAGGAGGAACGGGCGCCGCAGGCGCCGCTGCGGGTGCCTCCAATGCTGCATCGGTGGCCGCCGTTGATGGTCCATCTTAAATGGAGTCGTTGCTGATTTCCCGTCGATGGAGAATGCTTGATTTTCTATTCTTCTTCTCCAACGGCAAGACAAGTGCTCTAATGGTCCTCTACTCTGTCAAGTCCATGCATCGAGTGTGTTCCCGAGTAAGAAATTGCCTCCGATCTTGCCTTCGTCTGCACTGTTTCTTCTCAATTTCTTTTTCTCAGCAGCACGTATGATGCATCCTTGTTTTCTGTGTTCTCGGCGTGGCTGAACTTGGCGAGTTTCTTGCATGAACTCCGGCGAGTTCTCGTTGCCCTGGGAGCGAATTCGGCCCCTGTTCTTGTTTTCTATTCAGTAGAGAATCGTGGGGTTCGGAGGCCAATGGGGAAGTCGGCGAGTTATGTTTCGGCGAGATGACCGATGGCCGATGGCTCGAGAGCAATGCGTGTCTGATAACGTGTTAGAAGTGGAGGTGAATGGAATGATTCTTATTGATGGGATTGATTACATACTCTCTCCGTATCCTACGAAGATGATGTTTAGGACATGAGTTACCATACCAAGAAGTGATTAATTAGGAGTAATTTTTTCATATTTGCCTTTATTAAATATGGTGTCGGGTGCACCCTGAGCATAAAACAAATGCTGCTCGATTGGTCACGGAAGCTGGTCCCGAGGCGCGGGGTCACCGGTTCGAGTACTGATTTTTGCATGGGTGTGCATGCGCGTTGGTTTTGGCGGGGCGGCCGGACGCATGCAGGCGGGACGTGATGGCACGCGCTGAGTTTGAGTCCAAGTTTCGCTCGTGGCGTGCATGCGCGTTGGTTTCGGACGGGCGGTCGGACGCGTGCAGGCGGGACGTGGTGGCGCGCGCTGGGTTTGAGTCCAAGTTTCGCTCGTTTTCGTTAGTTTTGCTCGCTGGCTGCCGCGCGCGTTCGCTCATTCGTTTTCGTTGGTTTCGTGCACATTTTTGCCACCGCGTTGGTGCGGCATGGATAGAACCGCGAGTGTGCACGGTTCCATGCTTCGCGATCCTCATGAACGAGACCACACCGACCGCATACAAACGCCCCCGGCTGCAAGGAATCTGGCACCACCTCCATGGAGTCCGGCGGGAGCTCCAGCAACTCCAGTGTGATGCCCTCGTCCGGCTCCTGCGAGTCCAGCGCCACGCCGTCCGCGGCGACCTCCTACGAATCCGGCACCACCTCCATGCAGTTCGGCGGGAGCTCCAGCAACTCCGGCGTGATGCCCTCGTCCGGCTCTTGCGAGTCCGGCGCCACACCATCTGCGGCGACCTCCTGCGAATCCGGCACCACCTCCATGGAGTCCGGCGGGAGCTCCAGCAACTTCGGCATGCTGCCCTCGTCCGGCTCCTGCGAGTCCAGCACCACGCCGTCCGCTGCCACCTCCTGCGAATCCGGCACCATGCCATCCGCGGCGAGCACCACGATGACCTCGTCTGGATCCTGTGAATCCTACGCGATGGAGAGCAGCGGGTCGGAGTCGTCCACGGACAGCAGCGGGTCGACGACGTCGTCTGCGGCGACCTCCTCCGACTCCGTCTCGTTGTCCTCCGCGGCGAGCGCCTCCGACTCCGCCCTGACGCTGTCCGCGGCGACCAACATCCAAGCGCTGTCGGTGTCCATAGCGACGAAACGAAGTAGTACTCCGCGTGAGGGAGATGAAGTAGTCCTCGTGCGCGTGATCTCTTCAGTCGAGGAGTCCGCGATTAATGACGAGGAAACCAGCATGCGCGGCCATGCGAACGGGCGGCGCGCATGCCTAGCAAGGGGCAATCACATCCAAAGTTTGCATCGTCCTCCAGAATGTCGTTTTTTGACGCAATTGGCCTGGCCTCCAGGACGTCGTCTATTTAGGATACGGAGGATATATATACAAGTCTAAAGTCTAAAGGGCATGGTGTCCATTGGGATTAGCCCCTTCGAGTTGGCCCTTTCGAGATGGCCCATTCGGAGTGGCCCCTTCGTGATTAGTAACTTACTGATGACATCCTAGTGATGTCATTAAATCTATTTAAATAATTACAGAAATTGATCACTATACTAATTTCTTCATAACAAAAACTACTATTCCTGCCAGTAGTAACACGAACAAATATTGATACatactacaaaaataatttgtaggaacGCCCCGTTTTTTCTAGAGGCAGTCAAAGTGTAACCCGCTACTATAAAGGGAGTGGAGCTACTATTGCAGTTGACCCATcctaaaaataaatttctaGTGGTGGATGATGGAGTCACCTGTCCGTGGAAATAGCCACCATTTTTGGGGCGGGTGACACTATCACCACCAGTGGAAATGGCCACTATATTTTCAGGGACGGGTTGCGTCATCCAtacctaaaaatatatttctagggatgggtgatggcgtcacccgccccaaCAAATCGATATTAAAGTTAATATAGAAAATAGCATAGTGTCACAATTGACTGTATAGTGAGGTGTAAAGAAGAGTACACGTGAGGCTTCATATAAGTGGTTCGAACCCCGGTTTACACAAGTGTgcatatttttttccaaaaattatACCTCAGTAGTAGATGGAATTGTGGCGACCGGTTAGATAGGATATTTTTTTACTTTTCCTTTTAATTTCATAGTCTAAAAATTAATTTGTAAGGACAGGTCATGACCCGTTTCCATAGAAATTATTTCTAGGAACGGGTCATGGCGTAATTAATTTGGCGTGAGTGCGTGACTCTAGGGATGGGTGATGTGCACGTTACCAAACTTGCACATAGCATTAATTCTAGCTGCGACAAGCAGGGACGGTACTGCGCCCGCCTCTAGCAATAGCTTGTCAACCTCCCCTGAAAATCCTTTTCATAGTAGTGATATTTTACACAAAACATATAATCTTAGAGAAAAAGTTGTGACAAACAAATTCAGCCATATTTAATTGAAATATATAACTTTTCCGTCCTTAAAAGAAATAACATAAAAACATACGAGTCATAGTTACATACGAACACGACTTTTTTACCAAGAAATAACACAATATGTATTGTCTGAACATGCAGCATTTTTCCCTTCAACGTTGCCAAGTTGTTTGGTACTCTTCACCAGACCAGACCAGATCTGATCCATATAGACCACCGTGGACCACAGTCACATGGTGCtccaaaataaaaacaaaatttaattttccttCGTTTTTTACAGGTAATAAAAATGACCGCATCTTGTGCTACTCAATCTAAGCTGTTCACACTCATCTTCTTCTATATCCAtcctaaaaaaaatattatcttggtcatcgagattctcttctctataCCATATTCTCTTACACCCATCCATCCTCTAATTTGTACTCTACCAACTACCAAAGGTAGAGCCCAcatattagatttttttttcatttcttccCTCTGCATCTGCACGTCGCTTCCCATCCAACTtgggccccgtttagttcccaaaaattttcctacagtacccgtcacatcaaatctttcgacacatgcatgaagtattaaatatagttgaaaaaataactaattacacagtctaactgattagcacgagatgaatcttttaagcctaattagttcatgattggacattatttgtaaAATAACAACGAAGTGGAGCGGGGCACGGAGCGGCGTGTGCAAAGGAGGTCTGCGAGGGCCGGTGGCGAAGCCCAGCGCGGTGCGTTCCACCTCATATGGAGGAGGTGCAGTGGCAGTAGcaccccctccttcctcctccaccgGCTTGCCTCTACTCCGGCCGGCAGCGCCGCCTACTCCCTATTCCTCCCTCGCGGGCGGCGGGCTCGGCTCTAGCGCGCGGCCGCCAGCAGCGAGGCGTGGCTCCCctactccctcctcctccctcgcagcCGGCGGGCTCGGCTCCGGCACGTGGCTGCCGGCGGTGCGGCGCAgctcaccttcttcctcctcctccctcgcgggCTGGGGGCGAGTAGGGAGCGGCATCACCCAACTCTGCCCCTTCGACTGCAAGTGCTCTTTCTGAGCTGTAGAGTTGAAAAAAGTGAGCGCACTCAAATATCGCAAGATCAATTTCTGATTTGTATTTTGCTTTGCCTGACAAAATATATGGTAACCGCATGTAGATTTGTTCTCTAATGACATTAAAATTTGGATCTTCGTGTTTGCTTGATTACTTCCTCATGAGCATGATTTATGGTCAGGTGTTGTTGGTCCCTGCCATGGACAACTACCCAAGCTCGTTGCGAAGGTTCTTTATgatggaggaggaagacgatgaCATGCATTTCTtgcttgatgatgatgaagcgGAGGTGGCGACATACAATCTCCTGGTGGAAACTGAGAGCTCTCGCCTGCATTGTCGAAGTGATGGTCCACCAAAGGTTATTCGGCCGAGGGACCTTCCTTTTGGTCataacaagatcaaatctgacTACTTCGTTCCAAATCCGGTATACAATGACAAGCAATTCCATCAAAGGTATAGATGTGCATATTTTGAGTAATGATAACCCTATGTCTGTAGTGCCTCATATCAGAAGTGTTGTTTCAGGTTTCGGATGCGTCGTCCTTTATTCAAGCGCATTAAAGAGGCTGTTAAAAATCATGATGACTACTTCAAAAACAAATATGATGCCACTGGCAAGGAAGGACTATCTGCTCTCCAAAAGTGCATCTCGTCGATGTGCATTCTTGCTTACGGAGTCCCAGCGGATGCTATTGACAAGTATGTGTGTATTGGTGATTCAACTGCCAGACAAACTTTGCATAATTTCTGTCGGGTTGTCATTGAAGTTTTTGGCGAGCAGTACCTACGGGCACCCAACGAAGCTGTGTAGCTAGGCTTCTTCAAGAGGGGGAGAATCGTGGGTTCCTGGGGATTCTAGGCAGCATAGACTGCATGCGTTGGAAGTGGAGGAATTGCCCCACAATGTGGAAGGGCCAGTTCACGGTCAGAGGGAAGCATCCAACTATGATTTTAGAGGTTGTTGCATCGCATGATCTATGGATATGGCATGCTTACTTTGGCATGCCGGGGAGTAACAACGACATTAATGTTCTTCACAGATCCCCTGTTCTCCAGTTACCTAACGGGATGTTCAACCCCTGTGTCATTTGCAGTGAATGGAAGGACATATAACATGGGCTATTACCTTGCGGATGGGATTTAACCCGAGTGGGCAGCATTTGTTTAGACTATTCGTCACCCCATGGAACAGAAGACATGGCATTTTGCAACTCAACAAGATAGTGCAAGCAAGGATATAGAGCGTGCATTTGGTGTGCTACAAACTCGGTTTGCGGTGATCAGAGGACCCGGATATGGTTGGGACCGTAGCCAGATTAATGATATAGTGATGACTTGTGTTATTTTGCATAACATGGTAGTGGAAGATGAAGGAGCCCATGCTTGTAATGTTGATTTCTTGAACATAGTACAATTAG from Panicum virgatum strain AP13 chromosome 9K, P.virgatum_v5, whole genome shotgun sequence encodes:
- the LOC120651403 gene encoding uncharacterized protein LOC120651403, which encodes MDNYPSSLRRFFMMEEEDDDMHFLLDDDEAEVATYNLLVETESSRLHCRSDGPPKVIRPRDLPFGHNKIKSDYFVPNPVYNDKQFHQRFRMRRPLFKRIKEAVKNHDDYFKNKYDATGKEGLSALQKCISSMCILAYGVPADAIDKYVCIGDSTARQTLHNFCRVVIEVFGEQYLRAPNEAV